The nucleotide sequence TCCAGGTCGCCGTAGGCATTTTTCGTCCCCACGCTCCAGTCGGGAAACACCACCCACCCCCGGAGGGGAAGGGGGACGACGGGCTCGATCCGATCCCCGATCCCCGCCACCAGGGCTGCGGAACAGCCCGAGAAGAGAAAGGGCACGTCCGCCCCGGTACGGCGCACGACCTCCGCCCATCGTCCTTCCCCCCCATCGGCCGCAAGCCATCTCAGGAGCGCCGCCGCATTGCCGCTTCCCGCCCCCAGCCCGGCCCCCGGATAAAGGCTCTTGACGAGCTCCACGTCCAGGCAGGGGACGGAAAGACCGGCGCTCCGCGCCAGTCGAAGAGCCTTGAAGACGATGTTCTCGCCCTCGAGCGCCATCCCCTCCACCCGAACCCGATCCTCGCCCACGGGGTCGGGCAGGACGGATACGCGGAGCACCTCGCCCGAGGGAATCCGGAGGAACAGCGAGACGAGATTGTGATAGCCGTCCTCCCGCCGTCCGGTCACCCGAAGGGACAGGTTCATTTTCGCATAGGCGGGCAGAATAACGCGCATGGCACTCACTCCTCGGTTTCGGAAAGGCCGACCGGGGCGCATAAAAAATACCCCCGACCAGCCGGGGGTATTGTACCTAAACGCGACTCACAATTTCAAGTTCGACCTCTCGGGTCAGTATCTCCGCGTAGCTGAAGGAGACGGTGCTCGCCCTCGATTCATCGTACAAGGTGAAGAGCTTGGGGTAGACATCCAAGAGAATTCCCTCCGTCTCCTCGGTCCGGTTCCTCCCCTTGGACGTGCGACAGCGGACCAGCTGTCCCTTATAGGAAAAGATTTCAGCTTTGATGGACGTGAGCGTTCTCGGCACGAAACATCACTTCCTCGACCTCGACTTCTTTTAAGTATAACACAAAGAGGAGAAAGAGGAAAAAAGTACGATCATCCGAGCCGCACGTCAAGGACGCGACGGGCCTTACGGGGCACCCGAAGCCTCGTGCATCTCAAGCCCCTCCGCAGTCCCCGCAGGGCGGATCTCGAGTTCAGCTCCCCTGGGCCGGGACGTGATCCGGCAACGGATGGCCGCGCAGAATCACCGGCGTATGGATGACCATTCCCCTCGGCATGACATACCGGTTTTCCCCCTCCCGATCCAGCAGGACGGGATAACCGTCGCGCGTCACGGTTCCCAGCGCCTCGGGATTGCGGCGGGGACGAACGTCCATCGTAAAGCCGTCCCCGCAATCGGGAACGGTGATGACCGCGGGGGCGGCCGAAACCGGAGGATGGGCGGCAAACGCAGCTCCCGCCAGGGCGAGCGCACCGACGAGGGCGAGACGGAGCCGAGCCGAGCCGCTCATCGGGACGGGACCACCTCTCCCATCCAGTAATACCCCCACTCGGTGGCCTGCTGGGCCAGCACTGGCATGTCGGCCTCGTACCAGACGAACCGATTGCGTTTGACCATGCGGGACATCTCATAGAGCTGCCCCTTGAGGGCATCCACCGGGCGCTGAGACTCCCGGGGGGTTATCTGAAACCAGCTGCGCCCCGTCCAGACGTAAATCGCCTTCGGAAAGTTGCCCTTCCAGGCGACGGGAACGGCGGGGTTGTGCAGGACTCCCATGCGATCGACGCTGCTCTTCCAGTTTCCGATGGCCATGAAGCGGGGGTTGAAGCTCCAGTCCGGCACCCAGGTGGAGTGCGTCCCGCCCCCCGCGGAACGGGACGGCGGCAGCGAGGGCTGACGGACGACCGAGGCATTCGGCGGAGGGACCTTCACGAACGACGAGATCTGGGCCGGCCGAACCCATGGGGTGATCCCCGCCATGGAGGGGACCACCGATCCGACGATGTAGTTGGTCGGGTTCAGATTGGGTCCTGCGGATGTACCGTACACCCAGACGCCGTCCCGGTTCTTCGTCACCGGATAACCGTCGAAGGTCACGTACCAGTTCTTGGGCATGTTGTAGGGACGGTACACGTAAAACTGCATCCCCGCATAGGAGGGCTGAGCGACCAACAGGGGCTCGGCCACGTAGACCTTGCCCTCCGACACGGCCGGGCGGGCCAGGGCGGCAAGGGCCAGACAGAGGATAAAGCCGGAACGCCGAAAGAATACGGGCAACACGATCACTCCCAGTTACAGCTAGAACATGCCGCCGGGACCGGAACGCAGCGCCGCCCCGGCAGCTCCCTCGATCTTCGCCCCCTCATCGGGCGGGGACGATCTGTCCCATCCATCGGTAGCCCCAGAGCGCTGCGTGCTGGGCCA is from Fretibacterium sp. OH1220_COT-178 and encodes:
- a CDS encoding 4-(cytidine 5'-diphospho)-2-C-methyl-D-erythritol kinase, with amino-acid sequence MRVILPAYAKMNLSLRVTGRREDGYHNLVSLFLRIPSGEVLRVSVLPDPVGEDRVRVEGMALEGENIVFKALRLARSAGLSVPCLDVELVKSLYPGAGLGAGSGNAAALLRWLAADGGEGRWAEVVRRTGADVPFLFSGCSAALVAGIGDRIEPVVPLPLRGWVVFPDWSVGTKNAYGDLDLRHPDGYPLSEPDARAEAMRLHEALGRGERVGLLPNDFAPPLLERFPDYRRLFDRFERLGCMAWGITGSGGAAFALFEGEGRAPDWPDWVRQVLYLPSFH
- a CDS encoding Veg family protein, whose protein sequence is MPRTLTSIKAEIFSYKGQLVRCRTSKGRNRTEETEGILLDVYPKLFTLYDESRASTVSFSYAEILTREVELEIVSRV